In Etheostoma cragini isolate CJK2018 unplaced genomic scaffold, CSU_Ecrag_1.0 ScbMSFa_2407, whole genome shotgun sequence, the DNA window agtctgtgtgtgtgtctgtgtgtgtgtgtgtatgtgtgactgtgtgtgtgactgtgtgtgtgtgtgtgtgtgtgtgtgtgtgtgtgtgtgtgtgtgtgtgtatgtgtgtgtgtgtgtgtgtgtgtgtgtgtgtctgtgtgtgtgtacctggggTCTGACTGACAGCGCGGCGCTGAAGGCCTCCACAGCTCTGTTGAAGTCAGAGCCGAGGTTGAAGAGGACCCCGAGTCCGGTCTGCAGGTCTGGATCCACACAGTCCAGATTCAGCAGGGCCGCTTCCTGGAAGAGGAGCAGGACTTCATGCAGCTCAgagctacacaaacacacacacacacacacacacacacacacacacacacacacacacacacacacacacagagatacacacagaaacacaccaaTAATGACTAAGAAACAAAGTGGCTTCTATATTCTGTTAGAAAGGTGAGAAGttacactttattttgacaaaattaaatgaaaaacatcacaAGATCCTTTTAAAGGTGTCGGTACCTGGCAGGTGTGGAGGTGTTCTGGGGGCCCCTGCGTGGCGTGGCCGGGGAACCCTGAAGCAGGCCCCTGCGTGGCGTGGCCAGGGAACCCTGTAGCGGGCCCCTGGGCCCCTGAGCCAGGTGCTTGTAGCGGGGGTTGTGGCTGATCCAGCGGCGCAGGGCGTCACACGCCTCCCGCTGCATGCCGCTGTTGGTGAAGCTGACGGCGAGCGCCATGAGAGCCGCAAGGTTGTTGGGGCGAAGCTCCAGACACCTGCAGCAGGGGTACACGCTAGCTTAGCATCAGTTAGCACAGGGAGTACACACGGCTTAGCATAAGTTAGTACAGGGGGTACACTCTAGCTTAGCATCAGATAGCACAGGGGGTACACGCTAGCTTA includes these proteins:
- the LOC117940397 gene encoding PEX5-related protein-like, which translates into the protein MALAVSFTNSGMQREACDALRRWISHNPRYKHLAQGPRGPLQGSLATPRRGLLQGSPATPRRGPQNTSTPASSELHEVLLLFQEAALLNLDCVDPDLQTGLGVLFNLGSDFNRAVEAFSAALSVRPQ